CCGACCGAAGACTCGCTGTCGGCGACGTTGTTCATCGAGCTTCCGCCCGACGCAGATGCGCAGGCGGAGCTCAACCGCCTCGTCGGCCTCGACGAGCACGTCATCCTCCACATCGGCGACCACGCGATTCGCGCCGCGTTCGAGCCGGGACGGGCGACGCACGAGCGGATCTCCGCGGTGCAATACACCCGGTTTCCGCTGTCCGCCGAGGCCAAGCGGGCGCTGCTGACCCCCGGCACGCCGCTCGCGATCGAGATCGATCACCCGGAGTACCGACACCGGGCCGAACTGAGCGAGCAGACGCGCGCGTCGCTGGCGGCCGACTACGAGGGCGGCGGACAGCGGTGAGAGCGCTCGGGATCGCGTGGGCCGCCGCCACGCTCGCGGCGGTGGCGTGCGGCGGCGGATCGCGCGCCCGGTCGACGGGGCCAGCCGACGACACGTACGCGGACTTCACGTGCAACGAACGGCACGCGCAGTACGTCGTCGTCGGCGGCTTCGTCGCCCCGGAGTTGGGCATCGAAATCCGGTGTTCCGACACCGAGCAGACGATCCGCAAATGGACGGCGGACGACAGCGGCAACCGCGACGAGACCGTGCAGCCCCTGTCGCGCGCCGAGTTCGACGACGTGTGGCGCAGCTTCGAAGACGCCGGCTGGCGCAACCTGTCGGACTGCATCAACCCGCGCGCGAAGGACACCGACGAGGTCTACACGTTCGAAATCGGCGACGCCGACGCCAGCGTGACGCTCACCTGTCAAGGCAAGGCCAACGACTTGCCGTTCCCGTTCGACCGCCTGGTCAACGCGCTCGACGTCGTCGCGGCCGCGCACTGATCGCCGGCGCGGGTCACCGCGGTACCGACCAGCCGCCGTCGACCGGCACGATCGCACCGGTGATGTACGGGTGCGCCGCCAGGAACACGACGGCGGCCGCCACGTCGTCGGGCGTGCCCGGTCGGCCGAGCAGGGTCTTGTCGACGAGCGCCGCGCGTTCGGCCTCCGGCATGTCGGGCGGGAACGCGGCGATGCCGGGCGACACGCCGTTGACCCGCACGCGCGGAGCCAATGCGACAGCCAGCGTGCGCGTGAGGTGCGCCAGTCCGGCCTTGGCCGCCGTGTGGTGCGCGTACGACGGCCACGCGTGGGTCGCCCCGACCTCGAGCACGTTCACCACGGCTCCGGCGCGAGCCGCCAGCGATTGCGCGCACAGCCGCGTGAGCCGCGCCGGCGCCAGCAGGTTCGTCTCGAAGCTCACGCGCCAGGCGCGCTCCCACGCCGCG
This genomic stretch from Deltaproteobacteria bacterium harbors:
- a CDS encoding SDR family oxidoreductase, with the protein product MKLAGKVALVTGAGRRVGRAIALACADAGAAVAVHYRSSAAGARQVVDAIRERGGEAESFAADLTAPEAARGLADAVAAAFGGVDVLVNSAAAFVRGDFVGMDDAAWERAWRVSFETNLLAPARLTRLCAQSLAARAGAVVNVLEVGATHAWPSYAHHTAAKAGLAHLTRTLAVALAPRVRVNGVSPGIAAFPPDMPEAERAALVDKTLLGRPGTPDDVAAAVVFLAAHPYITGAIVPVDGGWSVPR
- a CDS encoding DUF3501 family protein gives rise to the protein MIEPITRKDIRGPALYAGFRDDLCKRIIELKKPRRVHVGPLVTLVFENRHTLIFQIEEMLRAEGITEPDKIQEEIDVYNALMPTEDSLSATLFIELPPDADAQAELNRLVGLDEHVILHIGDHAIRAAFEPGRATHERISAVQYTRFPLSAEAKRALLTPGTPLAIEIDHPEYRHRAELSEQTRASLAADYEGGGQR